A single Triticum dicoccoides isolate Atlit2015 ecotype Zavitan chromosome 2A, WEW_v2.0, whole genome shotgun sequence DNA region contains:
- the LOC119353740 gene encoding probable WRKY transcription factor 41, with amino-acid sequence MESVEGNGAGRGNLQLVVSELCRVQELVRQLELHLHAPDASIDLCRALTAEIFALTDRSIGFVAAAHFPDAPTTPSSTSSSLSGVSDQPFRTNTKKRKATTRWTSQVRVSAAGGAEWPGDDGHSWRKYGQKDILGARHPRAYYRCTHRNSQGCPATKQVQRADQDPALFDIVYHGQHTCRPGGGGGGRRPPTNHHNPHAESLLQSLRAGLTVDADHGALNNTSVSPPSMASPVESGSNGGLTMSPYPVPAGAYTEWPLDGDLQEVVSALTAVSAPSMDCLFEFDPTFGLGAPNFFM; translated from the exons ATGGAGAGCGTGGAGGGAAACGGCGCCGGCCGCGGGAACCTGCAGCTTGTGGTGTCGGAGCTGTGCCGCGTCCAGGAGCTGGTGCGGCAGCTGGAGCTGCACCTACACGCGCCGGACGCCTCCATCGACCTGTGCCGCGCCCTCACCGCCGAGATCTTCGCGCTCACCGACCGGTCCATCGGCTTCGTCGCCGCCGCACATTTCCCCGACGCCCCGACGACGCCCTCCAGCACGTCCAGCTCCCTCAGCGGCGTCTCCGACCAGCCCTTCAGGACCAACACCAAGAAGAG GAAGGCGACGACGAGGTGGACGAGCCAGGTGAGGGTGAGTGCGGCCGGCGGCGCGGAGTGGCCCGGCGACGACGGCCACAGCTGGAGGAAGTACGGGCAGAAGGACATCCTCGGCGCCAGGCACCCGAGGGCCTACTACCGCTGCACCCACCGCAACTCGCAGGGCTGCCCCGCCACCAAGCAGGTGCAGCGCGCCGACCAGGACCCCGCGCTCTTCGACATCGTCTACCACGGCCAGCACACCTGcaggccaggcggcggcggcggcgggaggaggccgcCGACGAACCACCACAACCCGCACGCGGAGAGCCTGCTGCAGAGCCTCAGAGCCGGCCTGACCGTGGACGCGGACCACGGCGCCCTGAACAACACCTCAGTCTCACCGCCGTCGATGGCCTCGCCTGTGGAGTCCGGCTCCAACGGTGGCCTGACCATGTCACCGTACCCGGTGCCGGCCGGCGCGTACACGGAGTGGCCGCTGGACGGCGACCTCCAGGAGGTGGTGTCGGCGCTCACAGCCGTGTCGGCCCCGAGCATGGACTGCCTTTTCGAGTTCGACCCGACCTTCGGCCTTGGTGCGCCCAACTTCTTCATGTGA